ATTTTGAGGTATTTCATGTAAAtccttaaattattttactgcaattatttaatttatgggTTTCTGCATAACAATACTGGTAGAAAATTTTCTCTCCAAAAGTTGATCTCTTTCGTATTATCTACATTTCTTCTTTTGCTCTTTGGTGATATCATCTATGATTATTACTAAACCTAATGAGAAAGAATAGCAGTAAGGTATCAACTTTTTGGTAAAAAGTTTGTCATTTTACCTTTTGGTTGAAGTTTGAAATATGTAGCCATTTAAAGACAGAAGAAAGTGATTGAACATGTGTCCTATATCTTTCGTATTCacatttgattatataatttggaaaaGTTAGGAAAATTCACATTTACGGAAATTCTATTTGTGGGGAagcattttaaattatagtgaAAGTGATGTATTTTCCTTTATCTGCATAGAACTTTGAAGCATGATACCTTACTTTCAGATTAGGTTTTTGCAATATTCATGTTCCAGTGTCACTCCAATTAGTCTCAAGTCTAACCACAACAAGAATCCAGGTGTATGTGAATTTTTATCCGATTGGGACTGGATGGTTTTATAaggctttacaacccaaaatgttttttaatatttttaaagaactcataaattatttaaccaGTCACATCTTAATATCTTCAAATATTGTGGAATGTACACACATGGCATGTAAAATTCGCCTACAGGTCCAATGCGAgttatgattcaaattcattttatccACAGGATCAAATTCACCTAGAGTTGTGTTGGGTGAATGGTATTGAATCAAGGTTTATTTGTAGAGTTTTCTTCTAGGTTAATACTTTAATAGTGGAGGGCTGCTGTCTCTGGTAGCTGCCACTGCTCTAACCACCAGTGTGATCAAATTGCATCTGCTTTCTGAAATGGGGTCCAATTacatttaatacataaattaggTATAGTTGGCTTAAACCTTAAGACTTGAGCAACAGTATGAGCATTCCATCTTGAGTTTTTAGTtggataatagataatatattatcatgtgattaagtgttattttatctttaatttaaaattattaaattacatgaagacataatatttaaatacttaattaaataattaaaactgaatatacataattttatagttattattttgttttattttttattgcacAAAATCATACAAAGTCTAGACATATTAACAACAGTAGCAGTTGGTGTTTGCATATAGATTTCACCAGTTGAGAACTCTGTTAGGCCACCAGATTTATACACACAATGAATAAATTATGTAAGACAGTCACAAAATGGGGATGATCTTATGCCAACTATTTCAACCAaaactttatcatatttatgcCCTATAGATTTTACTatgcattaaatatatatatatatatatatatatatatatatatatatatatatatatatatatatatatatatatatatatatatatatatatatatatatatgtatgtatgtatgtatgtatgtatatgtcaACTTCAATCtctttcaaatattcaattGTTTGTAATAAATATGACTAAACATTCTATGGACCttagattttcaaaaatgtatattgactaaaaaaaaatcaaagtctaTGAACGCGTTACCAAAATTGACTTAATGTCACTATGTTTCCATTTCACTTCTGATTTCTATTTAGAATCAGCTTATTTCAAATAGGTTTTAATTTCGAATTTTGTGAAATGGAATTATCAAGTTGGTTATAATTCCAACCCTCTAAAGAATCAAAAACGATTCAAAAATTGGATTTAGAACCATACTTAGGTTACCTGATCAATAACCCAACATAATACTTTTTTTCATATCTTTGTAACAAATCATCAtcgttttattataatatatgaaaaaaaccgaaaaattatatttcaacaCTTCACCCCCTTGCCCTGCACACGaaagtttccaaattttttcactaaagtcACCTATAGTGtcatttttctgttttatcTATTGTTTAGTACGAACAAGAACGATAGGTGTGTTtctatttgttttgtttgtaaaaaGTTTCCAATTTTGTAATCTTTGTTTGCTTTTTGTTTGTGtcaatggttttttttttttttcaagtttaatgtctctctttttttgtttcattttaatgCCATTTCtggtatgtatgtatgtatggtgCATGTATTTTAGAAAATGAGGATGAGGGTGTTCTTTAATCATATGAAGGGTGGAGCTTTTGTTGTCCCcttcaatattttcaataagCAATGGTAAAATTTcgatattttttgataaaaaattttaaaaatttgatttattgaataattaaaaaataattctattcaataaaaataaaacagatAGTTTGATCCTGCTAATTAAATGTCATTATCtcttttgttaatgatttttagGTGAAAGTTTTGAGCTTTAGCTTTTCTTctcaaaaaaattctttaatgaaTTTGTTCCCCTAATCAATATGCTTAATATTTGTAGAAAATATatcttgaaaaataaatttttgtccGGTAAAAAATTTATAGGTGAATAATACCAAATATTTAGAATTTAAACTAATCGGATAAATTTAAGGTAAGAACATACTTATAtagaattcaattttaatacataaatctTAAGATTCGaccaattttgattttgattctcATTTTTATAACAAAGCACTTAGACAAGTACACCCTTAaagattttatctttttgtggGATTTCCAATTGgtaatcaaaattaatgttgacattttcttttttccatgtGTATGATAAGTATGATCATATAAAGTCTCTTTAGCTATAGAATTTAATAGAATTGACAGTCAAAAGTATTCCTCTAATagtcatattaataaaatgatttcatttaaatgcataaaaatcaaataagctATTTCCTCATGCTATATAAAATCTACAAATGCCCCAAAATATCCTTTGGTAGGTTAACATTTTCCATGATTATGTCATTATCTCTTgaataatctaattaaattagCACTAATGACAGCCCTAGACTTTAATAAAAAGGACAGTGCCTCTGTAATTCAACAGAGTCTTAATTccttttaatcaaaatcatttaGATGGGTACCCACTTGACCTAGAATTTAATCAAAATGGATGGCTAGGGTGATTTCTTTTAGGGGTAATTTGGTCTTTTTATTGGTGATGTGCAGATAGCCTTCAATTAGgaccaaatttattattattactatgaaGTCATTTTTGTGTGTAGTTGTTGGGGACAATAAAGTCTGAAAATGAAtaccataattaattatttatacccttTAGTTGAATTATtaggaaattgaattttttaaagaaatattaaatttaatagaaagcATGCATGCGCCACCCTAACTACAATTCTAAATGCTTagtacatttaattaattttttttataaaaaatataattataaaaatttgagtcatttccatcaaaatttcatatacatcgataattatttctaatttttctattttaaaaataaatttaagttgaattgaATCTAAATAACGGTTAACTAACTAAAGATCGAGATTGGTTTAATTATTTGCAAACAATAATATAAGAGGGTAAGTCACAAAATAAGAACAAAtagaatcataaaaaaaataaattattaaagtaaaaaagaattgaagaaaaaaattgtcgaCAAGACAAACTCTAATATAATCACATCAATAAGCTcttatcttaaattaaaataaaaattcaatttgaatttgatttattttaacataaagtaGTTTGATAAGAATTCAACCCCCAAATTGATGGTTAAATAGTCCataattattagttatatttattcataaataagaataatctatatgtaaattactattttattaaaaaaattatttttttctcatatgtaatatataatttttacaataagattaattttatatataatttctaaaatcatatgataaaataaatttatcaattaagatataatgatatatacaaACTTTGGATTATATTcaccaattttttaattaaagatatttttatttattaaatatatttccaAGAAATTtgtaatacataattaaaaaaaaaaaaacatgtttcaCATGCTTTCTtgtatttaattgatttcaaataattgaaataaaaatgtaataattattttgactacttacaataattattaatttaagagaTAATTAATTAGACACTTATCttgaaaaaacacaaaataataatttttcaacttcCGAAAGTGCAGAGgaagttttattttctttaaatttcccCATTGTTCGCGGCGTCACTCTGGTGTTTTTTTCTCCCTTGTTccactttcttcttctccttgttCGCCTACAAAAGCTCCTCAAAACGAATAACTTCAAGCTGACTCTGAGCTGAAACAAGATGAAGAAACTGAAGACTTATTATATGCAAATACGACATCACAATGCCCACCAAACAACAGTCGAAAGAAAATGGATTTTCCCTCTTGCAATCGGCTCAATACTCTCTCTGTTCCTCCTCTTTCTCACCACTTTAACTTCACCAGACGGCACTCCGCTTTTGCCGTTTTATCGTTCATTTTCGTTTTCTGGGTCTTCAATTTTTGTTGAATCCAAACTTCAGCCTATTCCTGTTGTTACACTGCCTCCGTCTCCACGTTTTGCTTACATGATCTCCGGATCTGTGGGGGACGGTAACATGACGAAGCGTACCCTTTTGGCGCTGTATCATCCAAATAATGTTTATGTTCTTCATTTGGATAGGGAGGCGTCTGATGCCGAGCGTTTAGATCTGAAGAAATTTGTCGATGAGCACCCTTTGTTTGTGCAGTTTCGGAATGTTAAGGTGATTGGTAAGGCCAATCTTGTGACTTATAGAGGGCCTACAATGGTGGCCACTACGTTACATGGGGCTGCAATTTTGTTGAGGGAAGGTGGAGAGTGGGATTGGTTTATTAATCTCAGTGCATCTGATTATCCACTTGTGACTCAGGATGGTTAGTGaagcttgtttttttttttttctttttttgagattaatgatgttttgaatCCGGGTTTAGTATAGTTTTGATTAAGTTTGGTGGGtttgatctaattttaattaggtTTTCTTTAGATTGTGGGTTTTCAATCTGagttttaatcaattttgtcttgtttttgTGGCTTTGTGTTTTCTAGATCTGTTGCATACGTTTTCGTATTTGCCGAGGGATCTGAATTTCATTGATCATACTAGCAATATTGGGTGGAAAGAGTAAGTTTTAATTCACTTTGTTTTTTGTTCATGCTTTTGctggttttgattttaattttggagCTCACCTGTGAAGTTTGATTGTGTTTGTGTGGTAGGTTCCAGAGGGCGAGACCGGTAATAATAGATCCAGGGTTGTACATGACAAAGAAAGCTGATGTATTTTGGGTTACACAGAAGAGGAGTGTACCATCTGCATTTAAACTCTTTACAGGTGTGCAAATTCTAGCTTTTCtcagtgtgtgtgtgtgtgtgtgtatattcTGTTTATGCATAAATACTGCCGTTTATATCTCTTACTTTGActtattatctatttatattgtATCTTGTTTGCCAatataaagatgaaattttgaaaaaagttgTAAAGAAACCATATAAATGGTTGAGCTGCTGAGTTGTGCAGGCGTTTTAGTTTACTGTGTCGATAATTATGAAGTTTCTAACAGTGTCAGGGTTCATTGACTGAAGGCTCTAACAGGGCAGAGTAGACTGACTGAGTCATAATATGTAGTTACATTTCTCgttatttattttggatgaatcagttttacttgattttggtaagatatgatatttatttggAATCTCCGTTGAAATGGGATTTCTTAGAGAAGTTGAGACAGTTGGGGGAACTGAGTCCAAATTTTGATCTAAAAACGGAGGAAAATATGTTGAAGAGCTGCTTAAAATCATACAAGTTTGCGATATTACCTGAATGAGTAGATTCATGTTGTTTTAGCATTAGcttgaaatgaaaattataatggaGGGTTGGCAGgctttgttttaaaatatatgttccAGTGTTATGCTGGCTGCGATGAGTCTTATTTTCACTTATTTACCAACAGATGCAGAATTCAGGAAACAATGTTTAGctttcttaaaaaatttgaccaaGGTAAAATTTAGTTGGAAATTCTTGTGATTTCTGACTTCAACATTCTTTCTAATGCTCTGCCTTGTAATCCTAGCAATGGCAAATGacattttagttgttttcatGTTATAATTAGTTGCTCTAGATCTTCTAAGGTTAGAATACCCAGCATCAAGGTCATTATTATACATGTTATCAGCATTCAGCAGAATCATGCACTTTTGTTTAACATTTTACTGCCCCCTTATGTCCTTGTAACATATGTAGATATCTTATTAGAGATGATTATTGTTTTTGCACcaattatatattagaataGAATGGCAGGGAAAGTGATTAATGATTTAGTTGGGCGACAACAATTTTCGAAAActcatcatctattttgactgTCTTTTTACCTGAAGTTATTTGGAAGAGGCATGTTGATTGAATTATTATGTGATACTATTAATGTAACCTGCAGTTTAGGATAGGTGCATATCATTGATTTAGTATGGCTTTGCTTGTTCTTTATCAGGATCATAATATTTTCTAAgatcttttcttttctcaagtTGCATTTACTTTGTGAGATGATTTGACCATTTGTTCCTTGGTTGCTGCACAATAGTACATGCTGTTCTCAACTATGATGTGATATTAGATATTTCATCAGTCATTGgtaaatttcatttgttaatttcagAATTGTAGTTCCTGATCCtttataagttttaatcttTGTTATTATTAGCCACTACAAGGTTATGTTAAGTGGCTTGTTTTCTTTAAGTAGGGTTTGAGCAAAGCTCATATGTTTGAATGGTGCTTGACAGTAGAGGTCCTTACTATGTCCCCTTTTGCAATTGATATTACTTTTTGTGGGTGGGTTGCTGAAACCAAACATTTACACTTATCTGTCATAGGATCTGCTTGGATGGCACTTTCCCGGCCTTTTATTGACTACTGCATCTGGGGATGGGACAACCTACCACGGACTGTCCTCATGTACTATTCAAATTTCTTGTCTTCCCCAGAAGGTTACTTCCACACCGTCATCTGTAATGCTCAAGAGTTCCGTAACACCACTGTCAATAGTGACCTCCATTTCATTTCATGGGACAATCCTCCTAAGCAGCATCCACACTACCTTCAAGATGCTGACATGAGAAGGATGGTTGACAGCAATGCCCCATTTGCAAGAAAGTTCCCCCGTGACAATCCTGTGCTTGACAAAATTGATGCGGAGCTCTTGTCCCGAGGTCCAGGAATGGCTACTCCTGGTGGTTGGTGCATAGGAACAGGGGAAAATGGGACAGATCCATGTTCTCTTATTGGTAATACCACTAGCCTCAGGCCTGGCCCTGGAGCCAAAAGGCTTGAAACTTTGATAAGCTCCCTGTTATCAAGTGAGAAATTCCGGCCAAGACAGTGCAAGTAACAAGAACTGAAGTCTACTGTAGGAGGTGCATCCCATTTATTTTGG
The genomic region above belongs to Mangifera indica cultivar Alphonso chromosome 15, CATAS_Mindica_2.1, whole genome shotgun sequence and contains:
- the LOC123197941 gene encoding beta-glucuronosyltransferase GlcAT14B-like; its protein translation is MKKLKTYYMQIRHHNAHQTTVERKWIFPLAIGSILSLFLLFLTTLTSPDGTPLLPFYRSFSFSGSSIFVESKLQPIPVVTLPPSPRFAYMISGSVGDGNMTKRTLLALYHPNNVYVLHLDREASDAERLDLKKFVDEHPLFVQFRNVKVIGKANLVTYRGPTMVATTLHGAAILLREGGEWDWFINLSASDYPLVTQDDLLHTFSYLPRDLNFIDHTSNIGWKEFQRARPVIIDPGLYMTKKADVFWVTQKRSVPSAFKLFTGSAWMALSRPFIDYCIWGWDNLPRTVLMYYSNFLSSPEGYFHTVICNAQEFRNTTVNSDLHFISWDNPPKQHPHYLQDADMRRMVDSNAPFARKFPRDNPVLDKIDAELLSRGPGMATPGGWCIGTGENGTDPCSLIGNTTSLRPGPGAKRLETLISSLLSSEKFRPRQCK